The Deinococcus aquaticus genomic interval GGCGGGGATGGTGGAGCGCTACCTGGAGCGGCTGGAGGCCGAGGCGGCGCAGCTGGCCGCCACGTACCGCACAGAGCTGGACACGGTGTACCTGGGGGGCGGGACGCCCAGCTTCCTGCGGGACGCAGAGATAGAGGCGCTGGTGGGCAGCGTGCGCCGTCACCTGGGCTGGGGCCGCCTGGAGAACACGCTGGAAGTGAACCCAGGGACGGCCACGCCGGAGCGGGCGATGCACTGGCGGGCGCTGGGCTTCGACCGGGCCAGTGTGGGCGTGCAGAGCCTGGACGACGCGACCCTGACCTTCCTGGGCCGCCAGCATGACGCGCAGCAGGCGCGCGAGGCGGTCACCACCCTGATCAGGACGGGCTTCCGGGTGAGTGGGGACCTGATCACGGCCGTGCCGGGGCAACCGCTGGAAAGTGACATTCAGGGCCTGCTGGACCTGGGTGTGGGGCACGTGAGTGCGTACACGCTGACCATCGAGCCCGGAACGGAATTCGCGCGCCGGGGTGTGACGGTCGAGGAGGAGGACGAGCGGCGCGGCTTCGAGCAGACCGAGGCCCTGCTGACCGCGCGCGGCCTGACCCGCTACGAGATCAGCAACTACGCCCGCCCCGGCCAGGAATCCCGGCATAACCTCGCGTACTGGCAGGGCCGCACGTACCTGGGGCTGGGGCCAGGGGCTGCGGGGCACTACCCGGCGGATGGCGGATGGCAGATGGCGGATGGGGGCGGACCGCGCGCGGCGGACGTGTTGACGGTGCGGCGCACGAATCCGCACCTGCACGAGTGGCTGACCGGCGAGGCAGGCGAGGCGGAACCCATCGACGCGCCCGAGTTCGTGACGGACGCGCTGTTCATGGGCCTGCGCCTGCGTGCGGGCGTGAACCTGGGCGACCTGTCGCGCCGCAGCGGACTGAACGTGCCGCAGGTGTACGCCGCGCCCATCGAGGTGAACGTGGCGCGCGGCCTGCTGGCCCTGGACGGCGAGCAGTTGCGCGCCACGCCCGACGGCTGGTGGGTGCTGAACCGCGTGATCACGGACTTCCTGGAGGTTGAGGTGACCGGCCAGGACGCAGCCGGTTCAGGCAG includes:
- the hemW gene encoding radical SAM family heme chaperone HemW translates to MSADPAAQTSPAPDVVRHLYVHVPFCPTICPYCDFHVLTRRAGMVERYLERLEAEAAQLAATYRTELDTVYLGGGTPSFLRDAEIEALVGSVRRHLGWGRLENTLEVNPGTATPERAMHWRALGFDRASVGVQSLDDATLTFLGRQHDAQQAREAVTTLIRTGFRVSGDLITAVPGQPLESDIQGLLDLGVGHVSAYTLTIEPGTEFARRGVTVEEEDERRGFEQTEALLTARGLTRYEISNYARPGQESRHNLAYWQGRTYLGLGPGAAGHYPADGGWQMADGGGPRAADVLTVRRTNPHLHEWLTGEAGEAEPIDAPEFVTDALFMGLRLRAGVNLGDLSRRSGLNVPQVYAAPIEVNVARGLLALDGEQLRATPDGWWVLNRVITDFLEVEVTGQDAAGSGSPS